In Candidatus Cloacimonadota bacterium, the following are encoded in one genomic region:
- the pnp gene encoding polyribonucleotide nucleotidyltransferase, whose translation MEEQKIIKKSTMLAGRELTIETGKMARQANGSIFMTYGDTSLLVTATMAPTATEGIDFFPLTVDYVEKMFAAGKIPGGFFKREAKPSTQATLLSRLIDRSIRPLFPEGFRNPVHVVLTTLSYDEMNDPGVLGILGASLALGISDIPFSGPLAGVGVGLVDDQFVINPSMDQLKESKLDLSVAGTGTSVVMIEAGASEISEEKMMEAIYYGHDAIKELVEFQKEFIAECGKSKMEVTLKVIPQELTDELNSEFGQAINEATKIAGKQERNDRFDELRNTMIEKYVAKYDEKEFAEKEPQLKEALESLIYKYFRDAVLNESRRVDGRRVDEIRDIRCEIDVLPRVHGSALFTRGETQSIGTVTLGTATDEQIIDGLEEEYKKPYFLHYNFPPFSVGEAGFLRPPGRRELGHGALAERALSAVMPTREEFPYTIRMVSDILESNGSSSMATVCSGCLALMAAGVPVKKIVAGIANGLVMEGDKSIVLTDIIGMEDHLGDMDFKVTGTVDGITAMQMDIKIEGITKEVMAEALEQARKSRLHIIEIMRNTISESRKELSKYAPRIESFKVDVDKIGTIIGPGGKTIKAIIEETKVAIDISDDGTVNISSADGFAIEKAKQKIKELTDEPEMGEIYEGVVSRVEPFGAFVKFMGGFKEGLVHVSQLHYSRVESAHDFVKIGDVVRVKYTGSDRGKVQLTMKGVPGNEAYGTNLPPADESRSRSYDQNRSGDRPRYDRDRRDRSSSSGNRHRSDRRDNYRKDRGDR comes from the coding sequence ATGGAAGAACAGAAAATAATCAAGAAATCCACTATGTTAGCGGGTAGAGAATTAACCATCGAGACCGGGAAAATGGCGCGACAAGCGAACGGTTCGATATTTATGACGTATGGCGATACATCGTTATTAGTTACTGCCACAATGGCACCAACGGCAACTGAGGGAATCGATTTCTTTCCCTTAACAGTTGATTATGTAGAAAAGATGTTCGCTGCCGGTAAGATACCGGGTGGGTTCTTTAAGAGAGAGGCGAAACCATCGACTCAGGCAACCCTGTTATCCCGTTTAATTGATAGATCAATTCGACCACTGTTTCCGGAAGGTTTTCGTAATCCGGTGCATGTCGTCTTGACTACTTTATCATACGATGAGATGAATGATCCGGGTGTTTTAGGTATCTTAGGGGCATCTTTAGCATTGGGAATTTCCGATATCCCCTTTAGCGGACCTTTAGCCGGTGTCGGTGTTGGTTTGGTTGATGATCAGTTTGTTATCAATCCCTCAATGGATCAATTAAAAGAGAGCAAACTCGATCTGAGTGTTGCCGGAACAGGCACATCTGTTGTCATGATAGAAGCTGGTGCCTCGGAAATATCAGAAGAAAAAATGATGGAAGCGATTTATTATGGTCATGATGCGATCAAAGAATTGGTCGAATTCCAGAAAGAGTTTATTGCCGAATGTGGAAAATCCAAAATGGAAGTAACATTGAAAGTGATCCCCCAAGAATTGACTGATGAATTGAATAGTGAATTCGGGCAGGCGATAAATGAAGCAACAAAGATCGCCGGTAAACAGGAACGCAACGATCGGTTCGACGAATTACGCAATACCATGATCGAGAAGTATGTGGCAAAATACGATGAAAAGGAATTTGCCGAGAAAGAGCCACAGCTGAAAGAGGCATTAGAAAGTCTGATCTATAAATACTTCCGAGATGCGGTTCTAAATGAAAGCAGACGTGTTGATGGTCGTAGAGTAGATGAAATCAGAGATATTCGTTGTGAGATCGATGTCCTACCGCGAGTACACGGTTCTGCTCTATTTACAAGAGGTGAAACACAATCTATCGGAACAGTGACTCTGGGAACGGCTACTGACGAACAGATCATAGACGGTTTGGAAGAAGAGTATAAAAAGCCCTACTTCCTGCATTATAACTTTCCACCCTTCAGTGTTGGCGAAGCCGGTTTCTTAAGACCTCCGGGCAGAAGAGAACTGGGTCATGGTGCCTTGGCAGAAAGAGCTCTCAGCGCTGTTATGCCGACCCGCGAGGAGTTTCCTTATACTATTAGAATGGTTTCCGATATCTTGGAATCCAACGGTTCATCTTCGATGGCAACTGTATGTAGCGGTTGTCTGGCTTTGATGGCTGCCGGTGTTCCTGTTAAAAAGATCGTTGCCGGTATCGCTAATGGTTTGGTGATGGAAGGCGACAAATCGATCGTCTTGACCGATATTATCGGAATGGAAGATCATCTCGGTGATATGGACTTTAAAGTAACCGGTACAGTAGATGGGATCACAGCTATGCAAATGGACATCAAGATCGAAGGCATTACGAAAGAGGTTATGGCAGAAGCTCTGGAGCAAGCGAGAAAATCGCGACTGCACATCATCGAGATCATGAGAAACACTATTTCGGAATCGCGTAAAGAACTCTCTAAATATGCACCTCGTATTGAATCATTCAAGGTCGATGTTGATAAGATCGGAACAATTATCGGTCCCGGTGGTAAGACAATCAAAGCGATCATCGAAGAGACCAAAGTCGCAATTGACATTTCCGACGATGGTACAGTCAATATCAGTTCTGCAGACGGTTTTGCTATTGAGAAAGCTAAGCAAAAGATCAAGGAATTGACCGATGAGCCGGAGATGGGTGAGATCTATGAAGGTGTAGTTAGCAGAGTGGAACCTTTTGGAGCTTTTGTGAAGTTCATGGGTGGTTTCAAAGAGGGTCTGGTTCATGTTTCTCAACTACATTATTCGCGTGTGGAAAGTGCTCACGATTTTGTTAAGATCGGTGACGTAGTAAGAGTAAAATATACTGGCTCCGATAGAGGCAAGGTCCAGCTTACTATGAAAGGGGTTCCGGGTAATGAAGCTTACGGAACAAACCTTCCTCCAGCTGATGAAAGCAGATCACGTAGTTATGATCAAAACCGCTCGGGAGATAGACCTCGTTATGATCGAGATAGAAGAGACAGAAGCAGTTCATCAGGAAATCGACACAGAAGTGATAGACGCGATAACTACAGGAAAGATCGCGGAGATAGATAA
- a CDS encoding T9SS type A sorting domain-containing protein yields the protein MDKSRYVPIIMVMLYLITFDLISVDFQIEKVNEFSIANRRIGTNRVNNIIIEYPYLYTLTRYGLEVYSMEVDGSLTLLTRKLIIEPWTMEKIGNHLFIGTSSRQYDPFNAMIHKIDVTNPSEPFVVQSLEFDDNVPWVPYLNVLNDHFIVNTVAWPPFNPLINTALEIIHPNPIPTYPHLLFSDTLILSRVDHFDHLIYDISDIDNVSVVGSGNISEAHNYGIYHQGSYEDSTLIFNNTREISFWDVTDLNDWQLLYNIPWLENEMIIFGDTFYIMNNYLLYLNPFNLVAIDMNDYTIQQISEDDFFFCEGIDAADWEDNVYFTVLREGIQRFRYEDSEFHYIDTTSDHRMNAYIYLNDNHVFVRSDKVTSGFRVHDISNPLNIIEITRIFEGVPKLAVSLRDYLVNNLLILRDCSNYEFGDIEVYDVSDPFNPHLRNSIDISFWSGQNVLVNRYESDPDALYIKPWYQNILRKYDISEEGQYELLFEMDLSYLENDVYYVIDNDYMYCLTRRGNLNWHRLSIFSGMNDNAPLLQNTIDYFVFHPDPLIKMTGDYLTIYDPSSSGYSNTDFYSLSDPVNPELVFQIPMPGVPYIKDDLLYQSPGSAIFVFDLSNEPNGIIAPFTYFLHNVRSNWIFFRESNDLKYLFACSYATSIGVFEYSHDLSVGDDLVVVPKSPRLLQNYPNPFNPETTIKFILEREGVVLLEIYNIKGQRITELINEKLPQGEHSIVWNPLTAKGKDLPSGVYLYRLRTDGYERTRKMLFLK from the coding sequence ATGGATAAATCAAGATATGTACCGATAATAATGGTCATGTTATACTTAATAACCTTTGATCTAATTTCAGTAGATTTTCAGATAGAGAAGGTAAATGAGTTTTCCATAGCGAACAGACGAATAGGAACCAATCGAGTCAACAACATTATCATCGAATATCCTTATCTATACACTCTGACTCGATATGGATTGGAGGTATATTCTATGGAAGTTGACGGAAGTCTGACGCTGCTGACCAGAAAACTTATCATTGAACCCTGGACAATGGAAAAGATAGGGAACCATTTGTTTATTGGAACATCATCGAGACAGTATGATCCCTTCAACGCTATGATCCACAAGATCGACGTTACCAACCCTTCCGAACCCTTTGTTGTCCAATCATTGGAATTTGATGATAATGTACCGTGGGTTCCCTATCTGAACGTTTTAAATGACCATTTTATCGTAAACACAGTAGCGTGGCCTCCCTTTAATCCTCTTATCAACACCGCTTTGGAGATAATACATCCTAATCCGATACCAACATACCCGCACCTTCTTTTCAGTGATACTCTTATCTTATCGAGAGTGGATCATTTTGATCATCTGATATACGATATCAGCGATATTGACAATGTAAGTGTAGTCGGTTCGGGCAACATATCAGAAGCACATAACTACGGTATTTACCATCAAGGTTCTTATGAGGACTCAACATTGATTTTCAATAATACACGTGAAATCTCTTTTTGGGATGTGACTGATCTGAACGACTGGCAATTATTATATAACATACCCTGGCTCGAAAATGAGATGATTATCTTCGGTGACACTTTTTACATTATGAACAATTATCTGCTCTATTTAAATCCTTTTAATTTAGTAGCAATTGATATGAACGATTATACGATTCAGCAAATTTCTGAAGATGATTTCTTTTTCTGTGAAGGGATAGATGCTGCCGATTGGGAAGATAATGTATATTTTACGGTTCTGCGTGAGGGGATTCAGAGATTTCGCTATGAAGACAGTGAATTTCATTATATCGATACGACATCCGACCACCGTATGAATGCTTACATCTATCTTAATGATAATCATGTATTTGTAAGAAGTGATAAAGTCACCTCAGGTTTCAGAGTTCACGATATCTCAAATCCCTTGAATATAATAGAGATCACCAGAATTTTCGAGGGTGTACCAAAGTTAGCAGTCTCACTTCGGGACTATCTTGTAAATAATCTCTTGATCTTAAGAGATTGCAGCAATTACGAGTTCGGGGATATAGAGGTATATGATGTCTCGGACCCTTTCAATCCTCATCTGAGAAATAGTATAGATATTAGTTTTTGGTCGGGGCAAAATGTTTTAGTTAACCGTTACGAGTCAGATCCTGATGCATTATACATCAAGCCCTGGTATCAAAATATACTGCGTAAGTATGATATCAGTGAGGAGGGTCAATACGAGTTACTCTTTGAGATGGATCTCTCTTATTTAGAAAACGATGTATATTATGTTATTGATAATGACTATATGTACTGCCTAACAAGAAGGGGTAACTTGAATTGGCATAGACTAAGTATATTTTCGGGAATGAATGATAATGCCCCTCTGCTGCAAAATACGATTGATTACTTCGTGTTTCACCCAGATCCGCTGATTAAGATGACGGGTGATTATCTCACTATCTATGATCCTTCCAGTAGTGGATATTCTAATACAGATTTCTATTCCCTATCCGATCCGGTAAATCCGGAATTAGTCTTTCAAATCCCTATGCCCGGTGTTCCCTATATTAAAGATGATCTTTTGTATCAAAGTCCCGGTTCAGCAATTTTTGTGTTCGATCTGAGTAACGAACCTAACGGAATAATCGCACCATTCACCTATTTCCTTCATAATGTTCGCAGTAACTGGATATTTTTCCGTGAGTCGAATGATCTCAAGTATCTTTTCGCATGTTCATACGCAACAAGTATAGGGGTTTTCGAATATAGTCATGATTTAAGTGTTGGTGATGATCTTGTCGTAGTACCCAAAAGTCCAAGATTATTGCAGAACTATCCCAATCCCTTCAATCCCGAAACTACTATAAAATTCATCTTAGAGAGAGAGGGGGTAGTATTATTAGAAATCTACAATATCAAAGGACAGAGAATTACTGAGCTAATTAATGAAAAATTACCTCAAGGAGAACATTCTATAGTTTGGAATCCTCTGACTGCCAAAGGGAAGGATTTACCAAGCGGGGTATATCTCTACCGCTTAAGAACTGATGGATACGAAAGAACGAGAAAGATGTTATTTTTGAAATAG
- the hflK gene encoding FtsH protease activity modulator HflK, which produces MTVIEFDKKVKGFLGNQKKLIVWIIILIGILIILSTGLYTVNPEEVGVIQRFGKYIQTTDPGLRFKIPFGIDKLTKVRVRYVFKEEFGFRTLEVGARTRYSQQDFSDESLMLTGDLNIADVEWIIQYQIKDPIKYLFNVRDVTGTLRNLTESSMRQVVGDHSVDEVIVLSRQEVAYQTRMILQQHLDDYETGLEIRTVNLQNVTPPLPVQPAFNEVNAALQEEERIVNEARQRYNQVIPEARGKARQVIEQAEGYAVNRVNRATGDANRFIDVWREYNRAQTVTQKRLYLETMEEILQKANKIYIVDEDQSGLLPLLNLERGGN; this is translated from the coding sequence ATGACTGTTATCGAGTTTGATAAAAAAGTTAAAGGATTTTTAGGGAATCAGAAGAAGTTGATCGTTTGGATCATAATCCTGATCGGTATTTTGATCATTCTCAGCACTGGTCTCTATACGGTCAATCCAGAAGAGGTAGGGGTTATCCAGAGGTTTGGAAAGTATATTCAAACAACAGATCCGGGATTACGATTTAAGATACCATTTGGGATTGATAAACTGACCAAAGTAAGAGTGCGTTATGTTTTTAAAGAGGAGTTCGGTTTCCGGACTTTGGAAGTAGGGGCGCGAACCCGTTACTCGCAGCAGGATTTTTCTGATGAATCTCTAATGTTAACGGGAGATCTAAACATAGCAGATGTGGAATGGATCATCCAGTATCAGATAAAAGATCCGATAAAATACCTCTTTAATGTTCGCGATGTTACTGGTACTTTGCGTAATCTTACAGAATCTTCCATGCGTCAGGTAGTAGGTGATCATAGTGTAGATGAAGTTATCGTTCTGAGTCGTCAAGAGGTAGCATATCAAACAAGAATGATTTTACAACAGCATCTCGATGATTATGAAACGGGGCTGGAAATTCGGACAGTAAATTTGCAGAATGTGACACCACCACTACCGGTTCAGCCGGCGTTTAATGAAGTCAATGCGGCTCTACAGGAGGAAGAGAGAATAGTTAATGAAGCCCGACAGAGATATAATCAGGTTATTCCGGAAGCGAGAGGAAAAGCAAGACAGGTTATCGAGCAGGCAGAGGGTTATGCTGTCAATAGAGTCAATAGAGCAACCGGAGATGCCAATCGTTTTATCGATGTTTGGCGAGAATACAATCGAGCTCAGACAGTAACCCAGAAGAGACTGTATTTGGAAACAATGGAAGAGATCCTGCAGAAAGCTAATAAGATCTATATAGTAGATGAAGATCAATCAGGACTGCTGCCATTGTTGAACTTGGAAAGAGGAGGTAATTAA
- the rpsO gene encoding 30S ribosomal protein S15: MSLTSEAKEAIMAEFKLHDSDTGSPEVQVALLTQRIKQITEHLKIYKKDFHTRRSLLILIGQRKRLLNYLAKKDIERYRTLIKRLGLRR; encoded by the coding sequence ATGTCTTTAACTAGCGAAGCCAAAGAGGCTATCATGGCAGAGTTTAAACTCCATGATTCAGATACCGGATCACCGGAAGTACAGGTTGCTCTATTAACCCAACGGATAAAGCAGATAACCGAGCACCTGAAAATATATAAAAAAGATTTTCATACGCGCAGGAGTCTGTTGATTTTAATCGGACAGCGTAAGAGACTTTTAAATTATTTAGCCAAGAAAGATATCGAAAGGTATCGAACCCTGATAAAGAGATTGGGCTTAAGAAGATAA
- a CDS encoding nucleotide sugar dehydrogenase gives MALLEKIQSKEAKVAVVGLGYVGLPMAVTVARNGYNVLGFDILQKRADQIKRGENYIGDVDSEELKELVEKGLISATTDYSLIKDMDVIMVAVPTPLDKYKQPDSSYVISSTKSIAEHIKKDTLLVLESTTYPGTTREIVAPEIEKRGFVVGRDIFVAFSPERVDPGNKDYKTDNTPKVVGGMTEECNRISGVFYKTILTAPVFLVSSPEVAEMEKIYENTFRNINIALANEMTILCEKMGIDIWEVIEAASTKPYGFMPFYPGPGIGGHCIPLDPFYLTWKAREFNYHTRLIELAGEINNSMPDFVVGKAASILNKRGIALSKAKILLIGAAYKKDIDDIRESPVQMVIHLFEKQGCYPDYNDPFIPSFVNEINHKHYQSVDLDKIGEYDLVVITTNHAIYDYNDIVNRAKLILDTRLATNGMKLEKIIRL, from the coding sequence ATGGCATTGTTAGAAAAGATTCAGAGTAAAGAGGCAAAAGTAGCAGTTGTAGGTTTAGGTTACGTTGGTCTGCCGATGGCAGTAACTGTAGCACGTAACGGTTATAATGTATTAGGTTTTGATATCCTGCAAAAGAGGGCAGATCAGATCAAAAGGGGAGAGAACTACATTGGTGATGTTGATTCGGAAGAATTAAAAGAGCTGGTAGAAAAAGGATTGATCTCAGCTACCACAGACTATTCACTAATAAAAGATATGGATGTTATCATGGTTGCAGTACCAACACCTCTCGATAAATACAAACAACCGGATTCATCTTACGTTATATCCTCAACAAAATCTATTGCAGAACATATTAAGAAAGACACACTTCTCGTTTTAGAAAGTACAACCTATCCCGGGACAACAAGAGAAATTGTTGCTCCTGAGATCGAGAAACGGGGTTTTGTAGTGGGAAGAGATATCTTTGTTGCCTTTTCACCGGAAAGGGTCGATCCGGGGAATAAAGATTATAAAACCGATAATACACCAAAAGTAGTTGGTGGGATGACAGAAGAATGTAATCGGATTTCTGGGGTTTTCTATAAAACCATATTAACAGCACCGGTATTTCTTGTCTCTTCACCGGAAGTTGCCGAGATGGAGAAAATCTATGAGAACACGTTTAGAAATATCAACATCGCTCTGGCAAACGAGATGACTATTTTATGCGAGAAGATGGGAATAGATATCTGGGAAGTTATTGAAGCTGCGAGCACTAAACCGTATGGGTTTATGCCATTCTATCCTGGTCCGGGGATCGGGGGTCATTGTATTCCGTTAGATCCTTTCTACCTGACTTGGAAAGCGAGAGAGTTCAATTATCATACGAGATTGATCGAGCTGGCAGGAGAGATTAACAATTCCATGCCCGATTTTGTTGTTGGTAAAGCTGCCTCTATTCTCAATAAAAGGGGTATCGCTCTTTCAAAGGCGAAGATATTACTCATCGGAGCTGCCTATAAAAAAGATATCGATGATATAAGAGAATCTCCGGTTCAGATGGTGATCCATCTCTTTGAGAAGCAAGGCTGTTACCCAGATTATAATGATCCCTTTATTCCTAGTTTTGTTAATGAGATTAATCATAAGCATTATCAGTCTGTTGATCTCGATAAAATTGGTGAATATGATCTAGTTGTTATTACAACAAATCATGCAATCTATGATTATAATGACATTGTCAACAGAGCAAAACTGATCCTCGATACAAGATTAGCAACTAACGGGATGAAATTGGAGAAGATCATCCGGCTCTGA
- a CDS encoding T9SS type A sorting domain-containing protein yields MKKTLLVIYLLYLAVTLLTYDIPDISTIEYHSDIYRVNSYYESSIVIIDDRLFIDSKYAFEEYSIHDNGELELLSYEIYNYNYSVTPLVAYGNTIYQVLVNVEDLSSTLKSIIRALEITGDSIIETNSLEIIDPWHCIFNLQLNDDYIFYNMTGSIHTHVIDRETFEPITNNLLTGGYFAVNNDLLFMQMINYPDSTYVSIQDISDVNNPVELSRIYSNDTELNRYEFVDDLLIILKNTRVILVDISDHDNPVILSIIEDFPHLPSHNAFNNALIYEDYLIIMNDSSMLYVFDLNNPYSPVLLNTYIDDDSLQCIKKPLIVNNNYLYFGRQKKGIAKIDLNHFPDTITVNDILKNKHIGTRFLLDKYFLFTVNGDLYYFDINEESEIIQLSDDLFHHRFYAANDSLFFNVLMNIESTEENYNLRIYRYDDDSIEYISDYSLENIHPTIPWIYWKDPYLLVRKDMEESYWVLSINDEYELIDEATIYIPNSSISKILNHKDVGPPDYLYVYCFTTNRILIFDYQAPYHLLHEFNISLYGNYNNSLMFHEDLLVLYKQPTGHDMSVSVGLYHHSFPDFIEEIEFLSFPPVFIHQFTNLNIFYMANFLFTSRDFYSFDYSGMHYLGSYQFDTTYAYYIDFIPELSKLYVSDADAASSYIRRYNLEFTSSTDENVIQIPLKTSLAQNYPNPFNPETTIKFILEREGEVLLEIYNIKGQRVKTLVDEQRDAGEHQVIWNGLDDRNRQMPSGIYFYQMITDCGYREVRKIALIK; encoded by the coding sequence ATGAAAAAAACACTATTAGTAATCTATCTGCTATATCTGGCGGTAACTTTGCTAACTTACGACATACCAGATATCAGCACCATCGAGTATCACAGTGATATATACAGAGTTAATTCTTATTACGAATCATCTATCGTAATAATAGATGATCGGCTCTTTATCGACAGTAAGTACGCATTTGAAGAATATTCGATACATGATAACGGTGAATTGGAATTGCTTTCTTACGAAATATATAACTATAATTACTCCGTAACTCCTCTCGTTGCTTATGGAAATACGATATATCAGGTGCTGGTAAATGTTGAAGATCTTAGCTCTACGTTAAAAAGCATAATCAGAGCATTAGAGATAACCGGCGACAGTATTATAGAAACTAATTCTCTTGAAATCATCGATCCGTGGCATTGTATATTCAATCTACAGTTAAATGACGATTACATCTTCTATAATATGACAGGTTCAATTCATACACATGTAATTGATCGAGAAACCTTTGAACCGATCACCAATAATCTACTAACCGGTGGTTATTTCGCGGTAAACAACGATCTGCTTTTTATGCAAATGATAAACTATCCGGATTCTACTTATGTATCCATCCAAGATATCAGCGATGTTAACAATCCGGTAGAATTGAGTCGTATATACTCAAATGATACCGAATTGAACAGATATGAGTTTGTTGATGATCTCTTGATCATCCTGAAAAACACCAGAGTTATTTTAGTTGATATATCTGATCATGACAATCCGGTAATATTGTCGATCATAGAAGATTTTCCGCATCTTCCTTCTCACAATGCTTTTAACAATGCTCTTATCTACGAAGACTATTTGATTATAATGAATGATAGTTCCATGCTCTATGTATTTGATCTCAACAACCCTTATTCTCCTGTTCTGCTGAATACATATATAGATGATGATAGTCTTCAATGTATAAAAAAGCCACTAATAGTAAATAACAACTACCTCTATTTCGGACGTCAGAAGAAAGGAATAGCTAAAATAGACTTGAATCATTTTCCCGATACAATAACTGTAAACGACATTTTAAAGAATAAACATATAGGCACTAGATTTCTTCTGGATAAATACTTTTTATTCACCGTTAATGGAGATCTGTACTATTTTGATATCAATGAGGAATCAGAAATAATCCAACTCAGTGACGATCTTTTTCACCACAGATTCTATGCTGCAAATGATTCTCTGTTTTTTAATGTTCTAATGAACATCGAATCAACAGAGGAGAATTATAACCTGAGGATTTATCGTTATGATGATGATAGTATAGAATACATTTCGGATTACTCTCTGGAAAACATCCATCCAACAATACCATGGATTTATTGGAAAGATCCTTATTTGTTGGTAAGGAAAGATATGGAAGAATCATACTGGGTTCTTTCGATTAATGATGAATATGAACTTATCGATGAAGCTACAATATACATACCTAACAGCAGCATTTCAAAAATTCTTAATCATAAAGACGTCGGTCCTCCTGATTATCTCTATGTTTATTGTTTCACTACTAACAGAATTCTAATTTTCGACTATCAAGCTCCATATCATTTGTTACATGAGTTCAACATCTCCCTTTATGGCAATTATAATAACTCCTTGATGTTTCATGAAGATCTATTGGTTCTCTATAAACAACCTACTGGGCATGATATGTCAGTTAGTGTTGGTCTGTATCATCATTCCTTCCCGGATTTTATAGAGGAAATAGAATTCTTGAGTTTTCCTCCGGTATTTATCCATCAATTTACCAACTTGAATATCTTCTATATGGCTAATTTTCTTTTTACATCGAGGGATTTTTATTCCTTCGATTATTCAGGTATGCACTATCTGGGTAGTTATCAATTTGATACAACATATGCCTATTATATCGATTTTATACCTGAATTATCGAAACTATATGTTTCTGATGCAGACGCTGCAAGTAGCTATATTAGGCGATATAACCTTGAGTTTACTTCATCAACAGATGAAAATGTCATTCAAATCCCATTAAAAACTTCCCTGGCTCAAAACTATCCCAATCCGTTCAATCCCGAAACTACTATAAAATTCATCTTAGAGAGAGAGGGGGAAGTATTATTAGAAATCTACAATATCAAAGGGCAGCGTGTTAAAACACTTGTTGATGAACAAAGAGATGCCGGTGAACATCAAGTAATCTGGAATGGTCTCGATGACAGGAACAGGCAGATGCCTTCAGGTATCTATTTCTATCAAATGATTACAGATTGCGGCTATCGGGAAGTTAGAAAAATCGCTCTCATAAAATAG
- the ahcY gene encoding adenosylhomocysteinase, giving the protein MDYKIKDIQLAKFGRQEILLAEAEMPGLIALRDKYRATKPLAGARISGSLHMTIQTAVLIETLRQLGAEVRWASCNIYSTQDHAAAAMAECGVPVFAWKGENLEEYWWCTLQALIFPDGGGPDLIVDDGGDATLAVHLGYELEEELHKTGKIPALEINDKERTILTKLLIEGLEKDPDRWHNVVAKMKGVSEETTTGVNRLYQMFKEKKLLFPAINVNDSVTKSKFDNLYGCRESLADGIKRGTDIMVAGKVVVICGYGDVGKGCAQSMRGFGARVIITEIDPICALQAAMEGYEVRVLDDVVSEADIVVTATGNCDVVTVEHVLKMKNNTILCNIGHFDNEIQVDELYNLAGVRKENIKPQVDLIHLPNGRAIILLSEGRLVNLGNATGHPSFVMSNSFTNQVLAQIDLWQHDHQIGVYTLPKFLDEEVARLHLEKIGVNLTKLTPKQAKYIGVPENGPYKPDHYRY; this is encoded by the coding sequence ATGGATTATAAGATCAAAGATATTCAATTAGCTAAATTTGGTAGGCAGGAGATACTGTTAGCCGAAGCAGAAATGCCCGGGTTGATAGCTCTTCGTGATAAATACCGAGCTACTAAACCACTTGCTGGTGCCAGAATCAGCGGAAGTTTACACATGACGATCCAGACAGCAGTTTTGATCGAAACTCTCAGGCAGTTAGGAGCTGAAGTACGCTGGGCAAGCTGTAACATTTATTCTACACAGGATCATGCAGCTGCAGCTATGGCAGAGTGTGGAGTTCCCGTCTTTGCCTGGAAGGGGGAGAATCTAGAAGAATATTGGTGGTGCACTCTTCAGGCACTCATTTTTCCCGATGGGGGCGGACCTGATCTCATTGTTGATGATGGGGGAGATGCCACTTTAGCAGTACATTTAGGATATGAACTGGAAGAAGAGCTTCATAAAACCGGAAAAATTCCTGCTCTTGAAATCAATGATAAAGAACGAACGATCCTTACTAAACTCTTGATCGAAGGTCTGGAGAAAGATCCTGATCGCTGGCATAATGTCGTTGCAAAAATGAAGGGTGTCAGTGAAGAGACTACAACAGGGGTTAATCGACTGTATCAGATGTTCAAAGAGAAAAAGCTTTTATTTCCAGCTATCAATGTCAATGACTCAGTGACAAAATCGAAATTTGATAATCTCTATGGTTGCCGAGAGTCGTTAGCAGATGGAATCAAGCGGGGAACCGATATCATGGTTGCCGGTAAGGTTGTTGTTATCTGTGGTTACGGAGATGTTGGCAAGGGTTGTGCTCAATCTATGCGAGGATTTGGTGCCCGAGTTATCATTACGGAAATCGATCCGATCTGTGCTCTGCAAGCTGCAATGGAAGGATATGAAGTTAGAGTATTGGATGATGTCGTCTCCGAAGCAGATATTGTGGTTACAGCAACCGGAAATTGTGATGTGGTAACTGTCGAACATGTTTTGAAGATGAAAAATAACACAATTCTCTGTAATATCGGACATTTTGATAATGAGATACAGGTGGATGAACTATATAATCTGGCTGGTGTGCGTAAAGAGAATATTAAACCTCAAGTAGATTTGATACATTTACCGAATGGGAGAGCGATCATCCTCTTGTCGGAAGGCAGATTGGTTAATCTCGGTAATGCTACCGGACACCCTTCCTTCGTGATGAGTAATTCCTTTACCAATCAAGTACTGGCTCAAATTGACCTTTGGCAGCATGATCATCAGATAGGTGTCTATACGCTGCCTAAGTTTTTAGATGAGGAAGTAGCCCGGCTTCATTTAGAGAAGATAGGGGTGAATTTAACTAAACTAACGCCAAAACAGGCAAAGTATATTGGTGTACCTGAGAATGGACCGTATAAACCCGATCATTACAGGTATTGA